From Temnothorax longispinosus isolate EJ_2023e chromosome 3, Tlon_JGU_v1, whole genome shotgun sequence, one genomic window encodes:
- the LOC139809483 gene encoding putative malate dehydrogenase 1B has product MSDKCFIVIAGTMDNLSFHYACFIAMNLSKSLPNFHFKKICKDATEWEAWIRAICKLHGWEHVKPPLIWKQCGISGTKVTYIGDVDKFRGLLLEYYNIRFDLTREELELLKTDLLRAHEVERKIGRLETSENEYRRVTIVGADRSLCLDLIPQLMTVKELHLSRGIVFSLYDEPENLSKLERITNDIKNVDESLNAITIIQDISNGLRDCDILIFLEDITREECEEHDTWYQRNYDRMKTLSKQINEYASCHIKIVFCSTGAMCLCATILRNLVAKLPETSIVVVSAQYGLEVIGDITESLGTDRRDFGCPPVWGFLGISQFVDVCHMVQKCNAYSLRNGDTLEAKESVTSKLLGVEQAELKWFCSFKDNKNLYEDYLRRRVTTQHQANPQKENLRKCRAICDLVKIWYKESVDDEIIALGISSDGSFGIPSGIVFSQPACLKISDDGTRVWVPCDDFPLPDMPVSVFRNLIATAVEITRRLMSADKI; this is encoded by the exons ATGTCAGACAAATGTTTTATCGTGATAGCAGGAACTATggataatttatcatttcacTACGCCTGCTTCATCGCTATGAATCTTTCCAAGTCATTGCCGAATTTTCacttcaaaaaaatttgtaaagatGCCACAGAATGGGAG GCTTGGATTCGTGCAATTTGCAAATTGCACGGCTGGGAACACGTGAAACCTCCTTTGATATGGAAACAATGCGGAATAAGCGGTACCAAAGTCACTTACATAGGTGATGTCGACAAGTTTCGCGGACTCTTGCttgaatattacaatatacgTTTTGACCTTACGAGAGAGGAAttggaattattaaaaacggaTCTGCTGCGC GCACACGAAGTAGAACGGAAAATTGGCCGTTTAGAGACATCAGAGAACGAATATCGTCGAGTGACTATTGTAGGCGCCGATAGATCGCTATGCCTAGACCTAATTCCTCAATTAATGACAGTAAAGGAGTTACATTTGTCACGCGGAATTGTTTTTAGTTTATACGATGAGCCAGAAAATTTGTCTAAGCTTGAAAGGATAACGAATGATATAAAGAATGTCGATGAAAGTTTAAATGCAATAACGATCATACAAGATATATCAAATGGATTACGCGACtgtgatatattaatatttctcgaGGATATAACAag ggAAGAGTGTGAGGAACACGATACTTGGTATCAGAGGAATTACGACCGTATGAAAACATTGTCAAAGCAAATTAATGAGTACGCCTCATGTCACATTAAGATCGTATTCTGCTCTACGGGTGCGATGTGCCTCTGCGCTACCATCCTGCGGAATCTCGTAGCAAAGCTACCCGAAACGAGTATCGTTGTTGTTAGCGCTCAATATGGATTAGAGGTGATAGGTGATATCACGGAGTCTCTGGGCACTGACCGGCGGGATTTCGGCTGTCCCCCTGTATGGGGATTTCTGG GCATCAGTCAGTTTGTAGATGTGTGCCATATGGTTCAGAAGTGTAATGCATATAGTCTGCGGAACGGCGATACTTTAGAAGCGAAGGAGAGCGTGACTTCGAAGTTGCTAGGGGTCGAGCAAGCTGAATTAAAATGGTTTTGTTCTTTCAaggataataaaaatctatacgAGGATTATCTACGGCGTAGG GTCACTACTCAACACCAAGCTAATccacaaaaagaaaatttgcgaaaatgCAGGGCCATATGTGATCTAGTAAAAATATGGTACAAGGAAAGCGTCGACGATGAAATCATAGCTCTAGGAATCTCGTCCGATG GCAGTTTCGGTATTCCGAGTGGAATAGTGTTTTCACAGCCGGCATGTTTGAAGATTTCGGACGACGGTACGCGAGTTTGGGTGCCCTGCGACGATTTTCCCTTGCCGGATATGCCTGTATCAGTATTTCGCAATTTGATCGCCACAGCCGTGGAAATTACACGACGGCTAATGAGCGCAGATAAAATATAA
- the LOC139809499 gene encoding uncharacterized protein has product MSSIFNLLGGLAEPDEGQIKPMARSKTSHEIRLNSLKTMGGTKPKGLSIRSTSDMNISSISSAKKSMHGKEQDCSKLKVTQVDYHGLPISPGKQTPVKKLFAQSPKLKEFVLKEATNKSTKKQLNDGVFKKPLLLKKNIRRTPKSETLAHWCDPQHDFDYGYIEAVEKEFKDLLSKEKENIKPCEKNVLASDSENVLLLDIPKLGVDKSPIEELLSPDLAEVSDISDNENL; this is encoded by the exons ATGTCCagcatatttaatttgttaggCGGACTGGCCGAGCCTGACGAAG GTCAGATAAAGCCCATGGCACGATCCAAAACGTCTCACGAGATTAGATTGAATTCCTTAAAGACGATGGGAGGTACAAAACCAAAGGGGCTTTCAATAAGATCTACCTCTGATATGAATATATCGAGCATATCTTCGGCCAAGAAAAGTATGCATGGTAAAGAACAGGATTGTTCAAAGTTGAAAGTAACGCAAGTAGATTATCACGGACTTCCAATATCTCCTGGAAAGCAAACACCAGTAAAG AAACTATTTGCACAGTCACCCAAGCTTAAAGAGTTCGTGCTGAAAGAAGCTACTAataaatctacaaaaaagcaattaaacgATGGTGTTTTTAAGAAACCATTGCTCCTTAAGAAGAATATTAGAAGAACCCCCAAATCGGAAACACTGGCGCATTGGTGTGACCCCCAACATGATTTTG ATTACGGATACATTGAGGctgtagaaaaagaatttaaagatttgctctctaaggagaaagaaaacataaagCCTTGCGAAAAAAATGTGCTTGCGTCAG ATTCAGAAAACGTGCTCTTGCTAGATATTCCGAAACTTGGTGTCGATAAATCTCCCATTGAAGAGCTTCTCTCTCCCGACTTAGCCGAAGTGTCTGATATATCTGACAACGAAAATCTGTAG
- the LOC139810660 gene encoding protein AAR2 homolog, which produces MEVDQNVAQALLTQGATLVLLDVPRGTDIGIDIKSWNVGQNFKGIKMIPPGIHFVHYSAVNEFGELAPRVGFFHDFQKGEFLVKKWDNKEEDFSSEPVPEETVQRLRDNIKELDRYLGPYPYEISKPWAKLTNGITASLVTRCSPLCGYVRSALELEHCSDASRPRGRESKSKRKRSSRLTEEDKEEELLPDLKPRPGTELRLTEMPDKHYPDDATPSEITRHSLDTSYVLDTTLKKLREPVEIIGEMQLTFVCFLAGQSLDAFEQWKKLVSLICGADNAIPQYRSIYMEFLQALEVELSYVPEEVLCDIVASNNFVYHSLCKLFGNIESNSEVDGRLKSYAKRLQGRLTAKFLWDFSNLLEEADDEAPVVVTLA; this is translated from the exons ATGGAAGTGGATCAAAATGTTGCACAAGCTCTATTGACACAAGGTGCCACGCTGGTTTTGCTAGACGTACCGCGGGGCACCGACATCGGTATTGATATAAAGTCCTGGAATGTAGGACAGAATTTTAAAGGGATCAAGATGATTCCACCTGGGATTCACTTTGTACATTACAG tgcGGTGAATGAATTTGGCGAGTTGGCGCCTAGAGTTGGCTTCTTCCATGATTTCCAGAAAGGTGAATTCTTAGTAAAGAAATGGGATAACAAAGAGGAAGATTTCAGCTCGGAAC CTGTACCTGAGGAGACAGTTCAGAGGTTGAGAGATAACATAAAAGAGTTGGACAGGTATTTAGGACCGTATCCGTACGAGATATCAAAACCATGGGCGAAATTAACAAACGGGATCACAGCGTCTCTCGTGACGAGATGCTCGCCACTATGCGG TTACGTGCGATCTGCTTTGGAATTGGAGCACTGCAGCGACGCTTCGAGACCACGTGGCAGAGAATCTAAGAGCAAACGAAAGAGATCCAGTAGGCTCACGGAGGAAGACAAGGAGGAGGAATTGCTGCCGGATCTGAAACCGAGGCCTGGTACAGAACTCAGGCTCACGGAAATGCCGGATAAGCATTATCCCGACGACGCGACTCCGAGCGAGATAACGCGGCATTCTCTCGACACCAGTTACGTCTTGGACACCACTCTGAAAAAATTACGAGA ACCCGTTGAGATCATCGGGGAGATGCAGCTGACGTTCGTCTGTTTCCTAGCTGGTCAGAGCTTGGACGCTTTTGAGCAATGGAAGAAACTTGTATCATTGATTTGTGGCGCGGACAACGCGATTCCACAGTATCGTTCTATCTATATGGAATTTCTGCAAGCCCTGGAAGTGGAATTGTCGTATGTGCCGGAAGAAGTGCTGTGCGACATCGTGGCGAGCAATAATTTCGTGTATCACAGTCTATGCAAGTTATTCGGGAACATAGAGTCGAATTCCGAGGTGGACGGTCGATTGAAGTCGTACGCGAAGCGTTTGCAGGGCCGACTAACCGCGAAGTTTCTGTGGGACTTTTCGAATTTGCTCGAAGAGGCGGACGATGAAGCGCCTGTTGTTGTAACTCTGGCATaa